From the genome of Setaria viridis chromosome 1, Setaria_viridis_v4.0, whole genome shotgun sequence:
GCGCTGCCGTGGCCCTCGCCGCGGATGATCTCCGGCGCCAGGTACTCGTGCGTGCCCACGAACGACATGGACCGCGCGCCCGTAGGCTCCGCCGTGAACTCCAgcgacgtcgggggcggcggcttCTTCTTCCCGCTACCGCTGGTGGCCACCGGCTcgtcgtccagctcggccttgTCCTTGTcacccttgttcttcttcttcttcttactcTTTTTGGCCGGGAGGATGCGCGGAAGCATGCAGACGTGGgcgagtccgccgccgccgctgacacGGCCGGACGGCGACCGGACGAGCGCCGGGCTGACGGAGCACCGCAGGGAGAGGTCGAAGTCGGAGAGCATGATGTGGCCTTCCTCCCTGACCAGCACGTTCTCGGGCTTGAGGTCCCGGTACACCACCCCCAGCATGTGCAGGTACTCGAGAGCGAGCAGCACTTCAGACGCGTAGAACCTGCACCGAATTTTACAATTTTGTTCGATCGCCATTTGTCACCAAGATTCAAAAATGCGCTCAAAATTCATCAAATCTTCATCTCTTCGTTCCGTTCATCAAAATGTTCCCTACCTGGCGGCGTCCTCGGTGAACCGCTTGTTGGGCTGCTTCTGGCGGAGGGAGTGGAGGTTACCGCCGCAGCAGTACTCCATGAGGAGGCAGCAGAACTTGTCGGTCTCGAAGTGGGAGTAGAGCgttgggaggaaggggtggtCGAGGAGGCCGAGGATCTCGCGCTCCGTCCGCGCGCGGGCCAGCTTGttccggccggcgagggagccCTTGTCCATGACCTTCATGGCGAagagcgcgccgcggccgccggcgcctcccgcCCGTAGCTCCACGAGGTAGACGCTGCCGATGTCACCGTAGCCCaggcgccggaggaggcggaagTGGCCCAGGCTCAGCGGTGGCTCCGCGGCCCGGATGGCCTCCCAccgcccgtccccgccgccccccgtgtgccgccgcgccggcaccctcttcaccgccggcgccgcgtcggCGTCTTCGTCGTGGTTCGCTGcggctgacgacgacgacgagtccGATGCCGTTGCTGTTGCGGTGGCCGTCGTGGTGGTGGAAGACGAGCCGCTGAGCGGCGGGGCGTC
Proteins encoded in this window:
- the LOC117864192 gene encoding serine/threonine-protein kinase AGC1-5, yielding MEDVRIGSAYPTTLPSPRMLAADRELHSPRRELPSGFRKSLNPIYADAVHDAPPLSGSSSTTTTATATATASDSSSSSAAANHDEDADAAPAVKRVPARRHTGGGGDGRWEAIRAAEPPLSLGHFRLLRRLGYGDIGSVYLVELRAGGAGGRGALFAMKVMDKGSLAGRNKLARARTEREILGLLDHPFLPTLYSHFETDKFCCLLMEYCCGGNLHSLRQKQPNKRFTEDAARFYASEVLLALEYLHMLGVVYRDLKPENVLVREEGHIMLSDFDLSLRCSVSPALVRSPSGRVSGGGGLAHVCMLPRILPAKKSKKKKKNKGDKDKAELDDEPVATSGSGKKKPPPPTSLEFTAEPTGARSMSFVGTHEYLAPEIIRGEGHGSAVDWWTFGVFLYELLHGATPFKGSGNRATLFNVVAQPLRFPDAPAVSAAARDLIRGLLAKEPQNRLAYRRGAAEVKQHPFFEGVNWALVRSAQPPYIPDAAVDHGSQFACDAAGGAPAAQAQGGTPKSAGRKTSSRHTDSSHVDFEYF